The Pseudomonas sp. TH06 genome has a window encoding:
- a CDS encoding GNAT family N-acetyltransferase, with the protein MWIERLDASHALAYRELMLEAYGRHPQAFTSSVRERAVMPLSWWEARLTSKLDVVLGAFEAGVLAGIVGLAFEPREKARHKVTLFGMYVSADFRQHGLGHELVQAALAEAGKHPELKLIQLTVTAGNDAAFKLYQRCGFIQFGLEPLAVRVGEDYFDKIHMWRELANT; encoded by the coding sequence ATGTGGATCGAACGACTGGACGCCAGTCATGCGCTGGCCTATCGCGAATTGATGCTTGAAGCTTACGGCCGGCATCCGCAGGCGTTTACCTCCAGCGTGCGTGAACGTGCGGTGATGCCGTTGAGTTGGTGGGAGGCGCGCCTCACCAGCAAACTCGACGTGGTGCTGGGCGCATTCGAAGCGGGTGTGCTGGCAGGCATCGTTGGCCTGGCGTTTGAACCGCGCGAGAAGGCCAGGCACAAGGTGACGCTGTTCGGCATGTATGTCTCGGCGGATTTTCGCCAGCACGGCCTCGGTCATGAACTGGTCCAGGCCGCCCTCGCCGAAGCCGGCAAACACCCGGAGCTGAAACTGATCCAGCTCACCGTCACCGCCGGCAACGACGCCGCGTTCAAGCTGTATCAGCGTTGCGGCTTCATCCAGTTCGGCCTGGAGCCACTGGCGGTGCGTGTTGGCGAAGACTACTTCGACAAGATCCACATGTGGCGTGAGCTCGCCAACACATAA
- the metR gene encoding transcriptional regulator MetR, whose amino-acid sequence MLEIRHLKTLHALREADSLVDAADRLHLTQSALSHQFKELEERMGMPLFVRKTKPVRFTSAGLRLLQLADATLPLLRAAERDIGRLAGGTAGRLHMAIECHSCFQWLMPTIDQFRDAWPEVELDLASGFSFAPLPALARGDLDLVVTSDPLEISGITYVPLFTYEAMLAVANQHALASKPYIVPEDLLTETLITYPVERDRLDIFTRFLEPADIEPAQVRTSELTVMMMQLVASGRGVCGMPHWALHEYSSRGYVKGKRLGEKGLFATLYAAIRADMLDAPYMRDFLLTAKDTSFSTLDGVSAVR is encoded by the coding sequence GTGCTTGAAATCCGTCACCTGAAAACCCTGCACGCACTGCGCGAAGCCGACAGCCTGGTCGATGCCGCCGACCGTTTGCACCTGACCCAATCGGCGCTGTCGCACCAGTTCAAGGAACTCGAAGAGCGCATGGGCATGCCCTTGTTCGTGCGCAAGACCAAACCGGTGCGCTTCACCAGCGCCGGCCTGCGCCTGCTGCAACTGGCCGATGCGACCCTGCCGCTGCTGCGCGCCGCCGAGCGTGATATCGGACGACTGGCCGGTGGCACCGCCGGCCGTTTGCACATGGCGATCGAATGCCACAGCTGTTTCCAGTGGCTGATGCCGACCATCGACCAGTTCCGCGATGCGTGGCCGGAAGTCGAACTCGACCTCGCCTCCGGATTCTCCTTCGCCCCGCTGCCGGCGCTGGCCCGGGGCGATCTGGATCTGGTGGTGACCTCCGACCCGCTGGAAATCTCCGGCATTACCTACGTGCCGTTGTTCACCTACGAAGCCATGCTCGCGGTGGCCAATCAGCACGCGTTGGCGAGCAAACCGTACATCGTCCCTGAAGACTTGCTGACCGAAACGCTGATCACCTACCCGGTGGAACGCGATCGCCTGGACATCTTCACGCGCTTCCTGGAACCGGCCGACATCGAACCGGCGCAGGTGCGCACTTCGGAACTGACGGTGATGATGATGCAACTGGTCGCCAGCGGCCGTGGCGTCTGCGGCATGCCGCACTGGGCGCTGCATGAATACAGCTCGCGCGGTTACGTGAAGGGCAAACGACTAGGCGAGAAAGGTTTGTTCGCCACGCTGTACGCAGCGATCCGCGCGGACATGCTCGATGCGCCGTACATGCGCGATTTCTTGCTGACGGCCAAGGACACTTCGTTCTCGACCCTGGATGGCGTCAGCGCGGTGCGCTGA
- a CDS encoding LuxR C-terminal-related transcriptional regulator encodes MTLSFDDITWHRAVGQLIDALDKPNFWAQLVRLLDQYVAFDSWVALLFSADQHPQVFAECPGADGSPDQLFQDYLRGLYLLDPFYIACREQSRTGLYRLSEVAPEHFELTEYYQRYFRLNVVADEIQFNCQLEGERTLCLSLGSKKRFTGEQIALLSLIQPWVLGLLRQRLPYEINETVALATSAPPADWRVQLEASVQQLKGAQLTARELDVGRLMLSGCSSKEIARKLEISVETVKVHKKHMYSKLGIKSQSELFSIFLQAQNA; translated from the coding sequence ATGACACTTTCGTTTGACGACATCACCTGGCACCGCGCCGTCGGACAACTGATCGACGCGCTGGACAAGCCGAATTTCTGGGCGCAACTGGTGCGTTTGCTGGATCAGTACGTGGCGTTCGATAGCTGGGTCGCGCTGCTGTTCAGCGCAGATCAACACCCACAGGTTTTCGCCGAATGCCCCGGCGCGGACGGCAGTCCTGATCAGTTGTTTCAGGATTATCTGCGCGGCCTGTACCTGCTCGACCCGTTCTACATCGCCTGCCGCGAGCAATCGCGTACCGGTTTGTATCGCCTCTCGGAAGTGGCACCGGAGCATTTCGAGCTGACCGAGTATTACCAGCGATACTTTCGTCTGAATGTGGTCGCCGACGAAATCCAGTTCAATTGCCAGCTCGAAGGCGAACGCACGTTGTGCCTGTCGCTGGGCAGTAAAAAACGTTTCACTGGCGAGCAGATCGCTTTGCTGTCATTGATCCAGCCATGGGTACTGGGCCTGTTGCGCCAGCGCCTGCCTTACGAAATCAATGAAACCGTGGCCCTTGCCACATCAGCCCCTCCGGCGGATTGGCGGGTGCAGCTGGAAGCCTCGGTGCAACAACTCAAGGGCGCGCAACTGACCGCCCGGGAACTGGACGTCGGCCGTTTGATGCTCAGCGGTTGCTCCAGCAAAGAAATCGCCCGTAAGCTGGAAATCTCCGTAGAAACCGTGAAAGTCCATAAGAAACACATGTACAGCAAGCTGGGGATCAAATCCCAGTCCGAGCTGTTTTCGATATTCCTTCAGG
- a CDS encoding LysE family translocator, with product MIPLQDLLIFAAAALLMVLTPGPNMIYLISRSICQGRKAGITSLLGVVAGFFVHMFAAAAGLTAVFLAVPMAYEVLKWAGALYLLWLAWQAVKPGARSPFEAQQLPADSSRKLITMGFLTSALNPKIAVFYLSVFPQFISPEHGSVFTQSIILGLTQISVSFCVNLLIALFAAGIASWFVRNPTWLAVQRYVMGMVLGGLAVRLMLEQRRTA from the coding sequence ATGATCCCGCTTCAAGACCTGCTGATCTTCGCCGCCGCCGCGTTGCTGATGGTGCTGACGCCGGGGCCGAACATGATCTATCTGATCTCGCGTTCGATCTGCCAGGGGCGTAAGGCCGGGATCACCTCACTGCTCGGTGTGGTGGCCGGGTTCTTTGTGCATATGTTTGCTGCGGCCGCCGGTTTGACCGCGGTGTTTCTCGCGGTGCCGATGGCTTATGAAGTATTGAAGTGGGCCGGCGCGCTGTATCTGTTGTGGCTGGCCTGGCAAGCGGTGAAACCCGGTGCGCGTTCGCCGTTCGAAGCGCAACAATTGCCGGCGGATTCGTCGCGCAAACTGATCACCATGGGCTTTCTCACCAGCGCGCTTAACCCGAAAATCGCCGTGTTCTACCTCTCGGTGTTTCCGCAATTCATCAGCCCTGAACACGGCTCGGTGTTTACCCAGAGCATCATCCTCGGCCTGACGCAGATCAGCGTCAGTTTCTGCGTCAATTTGCTGATCGCCTTGTTTGCGGCGGGTATTGCTTCATGGTTTGTGCGTAACCCGACATGGCTGGCGGTGCAGCGTTATGTCATGGGAATGGTACTCGGCGGTCTTGCGGTGCGGCTGATGCTTGAGCAACGCAGGACGGCCTGA
- a CDS encoding NUDIX domain-containing protein, whose product MLTSAHTIRIAAALLLNAEGQTLLVRKRGTMAFMQPGGKIEAHELPVHALARELEEELGLAIDPAQARFLGQFSAPAANEPGFIVQAEIFQLTIDTDVSPAAEIEEVIWVDPATDPAVVLAPLTRDLILPFYRHSLTAIA is encoded by the coding sequence ATGTTGACGTCTGCCCACACCATCCGTATCGCCGCCGCGCTGTTGCTCAATGCCGAGGGCCAGACCCTGCTGGTGCGCAAGCGTGGCACCATGGCGTTCATGCAACCGGGCGGCAAGATCGAGGCGCATGAGCTGCCGGTGCATGCGCTGGCCCGTGAGCTGGAGGAAGAGTTGGGCTTGGCGATCGATCCTGCACAAGCGAGGTTCCTCGGTCAGTTCTCGGCCCCCGCTGCCAACGAACCGGGATTTATCGTTCAGGCCGAGATCTTCCAGTTGACCATCGACACCGATGTGTCCCCGGCCGCTGAAATCGAAGAAGTCATCTGGGTCGACCCCGCCACTGATCCTGCTGTGGTTCTGGCGCCATTGACACGCGACCTGATCCTGCCGTTCTATCGCCATTCGCTCACCGCCATCGCCTGA
- a CDS encoding carbon-nitrogen hydrolase family protein, with product MKVELAQLAGRDNGTAYNLQRALAAIAACAADTQLIVFPETHLMGFPTAATVAQTSEPVDGPTVSAVLAAARERNIAVVIGMAENDSGRFYNTTLLITPEGIALKYRKTHLWASDRGVFEAGDRYATCLWNGVRVGLLICYDIEFPETARALAQLGAELLIVTNGNMDPYASTHRTAIMARAQENQAFALMVNRVEAGDDGLMFAGGSALVDPLGTLLFEAGREEGQFTVELDFAQLELARKDYRYLDDQRLKLPGEVVEHACGRRELLIPQR from the coding sequence ATGAAAGTCGAACTCGCCCAACTGGCGGGCCGTGATAATGGCACGGCTTACAACCTCCAACGTGCGCTCGCCGCGATTGCTGCGTGCGCTGCCGATACGCAACTGATCGTGTTCCCGGAAACCCACCTGATGGGCTTCCCGACGGCCGCGACCGTTGCGCAAACATCCGAGCCAGTGGATGGCCCGACCGTCAGCGCAGTGTTGGCCGCCGCCCGCGAACGCAACATTGCGGTGGTGATCGGCATGGCCGAGAACGACAGCGGTCGGTTCTATAACACCACTCTGCTGATCACCCCCGAAGGCATTGCCCTCAAATATCGCAAGACGCATTTGTGGGCTTCGGATCGCGGTGTGTTCGAGGCGGGTGACCGCTATGCGACCTGTCTGTGGAACGGCGTGCGCGTCGGTCTGCTGATCTGCTACGACATCGAGTTTCCGGAAACCGCCCGTGCCTTGGCGCAACTGGGTGCCGAATTGCTGATCGTGACCAACGGCAACATGGACCCCTACGCCTCGACCCATCGCACCGCGATCATGGCGCGGGCCCAGGAAAATCAGGCGTTCGCGCTGATGGTCAATCGCGTGGAAGCAGGGGATGACGGCTTGATGTTTGCCGGTGGCAGCGCGCTGGTGGATCCGCTGGGGACACTGTTGTTCGAGGCGGGGCGCGAGGAAGGGCAGTTCACGGTTGAACTGGATTTTGCCCAGTTGGAACTGGCGCGCAAGGATTACCGCTATCTGGATGATCAGCGATTGAAGCTGCCGGGGGAGGTGGTGGAGCACGCTTGCGGGCGGCGCGAGTTGCTGATCCCTCAACGTTGA
- the metE gene encoding 5-methyltetrahydropteroyltriglutamate--homocysteine S-methyltransferase, which produces MAVAHTLGFPRIGADRELKKALEAYWKGDLDQAALNKVGRDLRAAHWQLQKDAGIDLLPVGDFAWYDQVLTHSLTFGVIPERFDGVRDEHGQPSLDTLFAMARGATAGCCGGEHGKTQYAQELTKWFDTNYHYLVPEFTADQPFKLSWEQLFDEVEEARALGHNVKPVIIGPLTYLWLGKAKGDEFDKLDLLERLLPVYNEILGRLAAQGVEWVQIDEPILTLDLPLAWKSAFERAYHILQYSPLKKLVATYFSGLEDNLGLAVGLPVQGLHIDAVRAPEQLGQVLDRLPTYKILSVGLVNGRNVWRCELEQALAQLQPAQERFGDNLWVSSSCSLLHSPVDVEREDKLDPELKSWLAFAVQKCSEISVLRDALNDPQAPKVQTALTRSRAIQASRAQSSRIHKTEVQARISAINAEDSQRHSPFAQRIARQQARLQLPTFPTTTIGSFPQTGSIRLARQAFKQGKLSTNDYHDAMRSEIRHAVQVQERLGLDVLVHGEAERNDMVEYFAEQLDGYLFTRFGWVQSYGSRCVKPAVIYGDLSRPSAMTVDWITYAQSLTDKVMKGMLTGPVTMLMWSFPREDVSRKIQAQQLALALRDEVVDLERAGIKIVQIDEAAFREGLPLRRAQWQAYLDWAVETFRLTASGVKDETQIHTHMCYSEFNDVIKAIADMDADVITIETSRSDMELLEAFEAFDYPNDIGPGVYDIHSPRVPDTAEMVKLMSKAVKRIPAERLWVNPDCGLKTRAWPETEAALVNMVAAARQLRSQLA; this is translated from the coding sequence ATGGCCGTGGCCCACACCCTTGGTTTTCCGCGCATCGGCGCCGACCGCGAACTGAAAAAAGCCCTCGAAGCCTACTGGAAAGGCGATCTCGATCAGGCTGCCCTGAACAAGGTTGGCCGTGATCTGCGCGCCGCCCACTGGCAGTTGCAGAAAGACGCCGGCATCGACTTGCTGCCGGTCGGCGATTTCGCCTGGTACGACCAGGTGCTGACTCATTCGCTGACCTTCGGCGTCATCCCGGAACGTTTTGACGGCGTGCGCGACGAACACGGCCAGCCGAGCCTCGACACCCTGTTCGCCATGGCGCGCGGCGCGACGGCAGGCTGCTGCGGCGGCGAACACGGCAAGACTCAGTACGCCCAAGAGCTGACCAAGTGGTTCGATACCAACTACCACTACCTCGTCCCGGAATTCACCGCTGACCAGCCGTTCAAGCTGAGCTGGGAACAGTTGTTCGACGAAGTCGAAGAAGCGCGGGCGCTGGGGCACAACGTCAAACCGGTGATCATCGGCCCGCTGACTTACCTGTGGCTGGGCAAGGCCAAAGGCGACGAGTTCGACAAACTCGATCTGCTTGAACGCTTGCTGCCGGTGTACAACGAAATCCTCGGCCGCCTCGCTGCCCAAGGTGTGGAGTGGGTGCAGATCGATGAACCGATCCTTACCCTCGACTTGCCGCTAGCGTGGAAAAGTGCCTTCGAGCGCGCTTATCACATCCTCCAGTATTCGCCGTTGAAGAAACTCGTGGCGACTTACTTCAGTGGCCTCGAAGACAACCTTGGCCTGGCCGTGGGCCTGCCGGTGCAAGGCCTGCACATCGATGCGGTGCGTGCGCCGGAGCAACTCGGTCAGGTGCTCGATCGTCTGCCGACCTACAAGATCCTCTCGGTGGGCCTGGTCAACGGGCGTAACGTCTGGCGCTGCGAACTGGAGCAGGCGCTGGCGCAACTGCAACCGGCGCAGGAGCGTTTTGGCGACAACTTGTGGGTCAGCAGTTCCTGCTCGTTGCTGCACAGTCCGGTGGATGTCGAGCGTGAAGACAAGCTCGATCCGGAGCTGAAGAGCTGGCTGGCGTTTGCCGTGCAAAAGTGCAGCGAAATCTCGGTGCTGCGCGATGCCTTGAACGATCCACAAGCGCCCAAGGTGCAAACTGCATTGACCCGGAGTCGGGCGATTCAGGCCAGCCGTGCGCAGTCGTCGCGCATTCATAAAACCGAGGTGCAGGCGCGAATCAGCGCGATCAATGCCGAGGACAGTCAGCGTCATTCGCCGTTTGCCCAACGTATCGCCCGGCAACAGGCGCGCCTGCAATTGCCGACGTTCCCGACCACCACTATCGGCTCGTTCCCGCAGACCGGTTCGATTCGTCTGGCGCGTCAGGCGTTCAAGCAGGGCAAGCTGTCGACCAACGATTATCACGACGCCATGCGCAGTGAAATCCGCCACGCGGTGCAGGTGCAGGAACGCCTCGGGCTGGACGTGCTGGTTCATGGTGAAGCCGAGCGCAACGACATGGTCGAGTACTTCGCCGAGCAACTCGACGGTTACCTGTTCACCCGTTTCGGCTGGGTGCAGAGCTACGGTTCGCGCTGTGTCAAACCCGCGGTGATCTACGGTGACTTGAGCCGTCCGAGTGCCATGACCGTGGACTGGATCACCTACGCGCAGAGCCTGACCGACAAGGTCATGAAAGGCATGCTCACCGGTCCCGTGACCATGCTGATGTGGTCGTTCCCTCGCGAAGACGTGTCACGCAAAATCCAGGCGCAGCAACTGGCACTGGCCCTGCGCGATGAAGTGGTGGATCTGGAACGCGCCGGGATCAAGATCGTGCAGATCGACGAAGCAGCGTTCCGCGAAGGCCTGCCGCTGCGCCGGGCGCAATGGCAGGCATATCTGGACTGGGCGGTCGAGACGTTCCGTCTGACGGCGTCCGGGGTCAAGGATGAAACTCAGATCCACACCCACATGTGTTACAGCGAATTCAACGACGTGATCAAGGCGATTGCCGACATGGACGCCGACGTCATCACCATCGAAACCTCGCGTTCGGACATGGAGTTGCTTGAGGCCTTCGAAGCGTTCGACTACCCGAACGACATCGGCCCGGGCGTCTACGACATCCACTCGCCACGGGTGCCGGACACGGCGGAAATGGTCAAACTGATGAGCAAGGCAGTGAAACGGATTCCGGCCGAACGCCTGTGGGTCAACCCCGATTGCGGCCTGAAGACGCGTGCGTGGCCGGAGACGGAAGCGGCGCTGGTGAACATGGTGGCGGCGGCGCGGCAGTTGCGCAGTCAACTGGCGTAA
- a CDS encoding APC family permease has protein sequence MARLQRTLSLGSVVLFGIAYMTPIIVLGTFGILAQSTAGMVPAAYLAALVAMFFTAMSYGRMAAAFPVAGSAYSYVRKAISPKLGFIAGWAVLLDYLFLPMAIWLIGAAYLASAFPSIPQWIWVLAFIGITSAINIIGLKLANGINALLMLVQFLVLIAFVALCVHYIGGDASTPLWSIKPFFNGDMQMPLVMSGAAIACYSFLGFDAVSTLTEETRDPRRTIPRAIMLITLIGGLIFVGVSYFVQIAHPSFQFDSVDSAAYEIARNIGGDLFVSIFLIGLIVGQFASGLSAQASGSRLLFAMGRDGVLPKSFFGTLHARFGTPVNSILLCAVVALLALKLDVTTSTSFINFGAFLAFSLVNLSVIFHYWIGGEKKGLRELLLFLIFPFIGLVADLWLMVSLDHLAVYLGLSWLAIGVVYLAVLTGGFRRQPPEMDFQEAT, from the coding sequence ATGGCTCGTTTGCAACGCACCCTTTCGCTAGGGTCGGTGGTGCTGTTCGGCATCGCCTACATGACGCCGATCATTGTTCTCGGCACCTTCGGCATCCTCGCGCAATCCACCGCGGGCATGGTGCCCGCCGCGTATCTGGCGGCGCTGGTCGCGATGTTTTTCACTGCAATGAGCTACGGGCGCATGGCTGCGGCGTTCCCTGTCGCTGGCTCCGCCTACAGCTACGTGCGCAAGGCCATCAGCCCGAAACTCGGTTTCATCGCCGGTTGGGCAGTACTGCTCGACTATCTGTTTCTGCCGATGGCGATCTGGCTGATCGGCGCCGCGTACCTGGCCTCGGCGTTCCCGTCGATTCCGCAATGGATCTGGGTTCTGGCGTTCATCGGCATCACCAGTGCGATCAACATCATCGGCCTGAAACTGGCCAATGGCATCAACGCCTTGCTGATGCTGGTGCAGTTCCTCGTACTGATCGCCTTCGTCGCGCTGTGCGTGCACTACATCGGTGGTGATGCGAGCACGCCGTTGTGGTCGATCAAACCGTTCTTCAACGGTGACATGCAGATGCCGCTGGTCATGAGCGGTGCGGCGATCGCCTGTTATTCGTTCCTGGGTTTCGACGCGGTCAGCACCTTGACCGAAGAGACCCGCGATCCACGCCGCACCATTCCTCGGGCAATCATGTTGATCACCCTGATCGGCGGGCTGATTTTCGTCGGCGTGTCGTACTTCGTGCAGATCGCCCACCCGTCGTTCCAGTTCGACAGCGTCGACTCGGCGGCCTATGAAATCGCCCGCAATATTGGCGGCGACCTGTTCGTTTCGATCTTCCTCATCGGCCTGATCGTCGGTCAGTTTGCGTCCGGGCTTTCAGCGCAGGCCAGCGGTTCGCGATTGCTGTTCGCGATGGGCCGCGACGGGGTGCTGCCGAAGTCGTTTTTCGGCACCTTGCACGCGCGCTTCGGCACACCAGTCAACAGCATTCTGCTCTGCGCCGTCGTGGCGTTGCTGGCGCTGAAACTCGACGTGACCACCTCGACCTCGTTCATCAATTTCGGCGCGTTCCTGGCGTTCAGCCTGGTGAATCTGTCGGTGATCTTTCATTACTGGATCGGCGGTGAAAAGAAGGGGCTGCGCGAACTGCTGCTGTTTTTGATTTTCCCGTTCATTGGCCTGGTGGCGGACTTGTGGCTGATGGTCAGTCTGGATCATCTGGCGGTTTATCTGGGCCTGAGCTGGCTGGCCATCGGTGTTGTGTATCTGGCAGTACTGACCGGCGGCTTCCGTCGCCAGCCGCCGGAGATGGATTTCCAGGAAGCCACCTGA